GATACACCCTGATAACAACACCCTTGAAGTCGTTTATCTTTGTCTAATTTAACGGACTAAACTGGCTTGTGGTTGCCATTTTGGCACTTTTGTGAAAAATTAAATAAAAGGAAAAAAGTAGTCAAATAGACAGTTTTTTCTATGTTTTATCGTGATAAATATCGGAACGTTTTTCAACTAAAAAACAGCTTTTATCTTCCAGAATAAATATGATTTTTTTGAAGGGGTTGGGGAGTCACAAAGCCAGGTAAATAGCCCCTGTAACTGCTTCTCTGCCCTCTTGAGGATGAGAAAGGGAATTTGTATCTCAGAGATTGCTGTCAGGGACTGTGAGGGATTTTCGCTGAGGTGATGATGGGAAATTTCCTGGTAGTCTATGGTTCCCAATGACAATCATCCCAACTTGCTGACAAACAGGGATGACGATGAAATGAGATTGTTAGAGATTATGTAAATGGGAAAATTAGGGAAAAAGGTTGACGAATGGGGAAAGATAACAAATTCAACCTTTTCCCTGAAGATTTAAAGGTGGGTGCTGCTGATTCGTGGGATGATGAGACTCAACCTATGTCAAACCCTTGTAGATGTTGCTTAGGGCTGACTCATCTCCTACACAAAAGCAAGCTACAGCATGACAAACTCCCAATCAAACCGTACCCATGCAACCTCTAAAGATAATTCACAGTGCCCTATCCTGGTAAATAGAGAAGTGGGAAATTGGGGAAACGATGCTGAGAATCAACCTTCCGAAGAAAATGCTGATAGTTGTCTTTCCACAGCATTGATATATTCAGCATCGTTTAATATTTCAGCAGGTAGTAAATTAGCTGCAATCCCTGCTTTGATGAGTTCTTGACTGTGAATCTTCATTTGGTGATAATCAGAAAGGAAAGCTCCGTAACTGGAAATACCTTGGTTTTTGAAATGTCCTTGATAACCTAGGGCAACTAAATTAAAAGCCGTGAGACGAGAATTATGACGATTATTTTGGATATTTGGATTCGCTGAAACTTCTTTCCCGTGTCTGGTTTGTGCTTGAGCAGGATTATTTGCAGCAGCGACTAACAACAAGAAAGACAAACTAGCAGCAATAAAACGTGGCATATATTTAACCCTCTCGACAATTTTCCCTGATGGATTAACTTAATTGTCAGTATGCAGAGGCAAGCTGAATTTTCCTTGATATGCCATTGAGAAAAGGCTGAGATTTGATTAAAGATTGCTAAGTAAATTCTCTGCTAGATTTCAGGAATCCTGGGGTAAGGAGCTATCGTTTATCGGAAAAATACACCCTTTACCTTTTCCCCTTCCCATCTTCGCTGTACCTTTAACAAGCGCAGAAAACGCAACCATGCAGAAGCAGGTAATTCAAAGAAGGTGAAAATATCACCGAATCCTTGACTCGTTTTGTGATGATGTAACCAGTGTCTTTCAGGTGTTGTAATAAATAAAACTTGACAGGCTAAGTTGACAATGGGGGGTGTTTGCCAACCTAAAATGCTGGTATGTCTCCACCAGACATGAAATTGACCAAAAATTAAGCCGCTAATGACACCTACAGGAGAATAAGACCACAAAAAAAATGCGACAATACCGTAGGGTAAAGCGCCTAGAATTCCGTCTAGTAAGACTTGGGAATGAAGCGTTAAGATAGCGTAGTGGCGAAAATTCTTTTTATAAGAATGATGGGTTCTCAGGTGTAGACTACCAAAAACGTGTTCCGGAATGTGATAGACAAAGGTTGAAAGAAAGTCACCAATAACTAATAGTATCCAAGCACAAGCGATCGCTGTCAGCATTTTCACTCCCTAATTTTCCATGTGCCGACAATTCCCAAAATGATTATGGGAATTATATATAACTCATCATCGATAAACTTAGTGTTGTTTTGTAAGATACTGTGTTAAACACTCTCGAAAATATAAGATATATCGAGTCCCAACAAAATTAAGATGTGGAAAAATTCCGGTTAAGCTTTTCTTGTGACGCTAAAACCTAGTACTGGCAGTCTGCTCGTCCTATTATTTGTCTAAATTCCCACTGCTTTGTCAAAACGCAACATTTCCAAACTGCGATCGCCATACACACCTTCTATCTGTTGACGACAACAGTCAATGGCAAAATCATCTAGCTCCTCAAGCTCAATTCCATACATATCTTGAAAAACTTCCCCTTCTACCCGACAAAAACGGGGGCGCTGGGCATAAATCTCACACTCCCGCGATTCATGGTTGTAATTAATACACCATCCATCCTCTCCAACCATACTGAGGTATTCTAATAACTCCTCTGGAGTCAAGTATTCATCTAAATCAGGACGTTCCCTAGGGTCGAGGTGGCAACAAGCACCGCATCCTTTTATACATTGCCAAGTAGCCATAATTGGGGAGAAGGGTTAGGGGAGAAGAAACATTGTGATCATTGGCAGCAGGGAGA
The Calothrix sp. 336/3 DNA segment above includes these coding regions:
- a CDS encoding YkgJ family cysteine cluster protein, which produces MATWQCIKGCGACCHLDPRERPDLDEYLTPEELLEYLSMVGEDGWCINYNHESRECEIYAQRPRFCRVEGEVFQDMYGIELEELDDFAIDCCRQQIEGVYGDRSLEMLRFDKAVGI